The candidate division WOR-3 bacterium DNA window TAATTTGCAGGATGAGTTTTCTTTTCGGCCGGCAGCAGTATTCGCCCACATGCCTCACAAAGGTATAGTTTATCTTGCCTTTCAATTTCTAATATTCGCTGCGGAGGAATTGGGCTTAAACAACCGTTACATCTGTCATTTTCCGTATTAGTTACAGCTATTCCTCCTTTACTTATGCGGATTCGTTCATACCGTCTTAACAAATCAGCAGGCAGCAACTCGGCGAGATGTGTTCTCTGGGACTCGCGTTCTGAAACGGCTTTTTCCAACTCTTTTCTTTCCTCCTCTAAAACTGAAATCCTATTTTTGGCATCAGTTTCCGCTTGAGCAACCGTCTTTTCCAGCTCCTGGATTTCTCTTTCCAGCTTTTCGATGCTTTCTAGCAGGTAAATGATGCGATCTTCAATGTCATTTTTTACCTTCTTTTGCGTTTCAATCTCCTTGATTAATGCCTTGTATTGAACATTATCCTTGGCTGAGTAAAGTTGAACCGAATAGGCGGCAATCTTTTCTTCGGCAGCACGCAAATCTACATCTGCCAGTTTGTATTGCTTTTTTGATTCTTGCAGTAATTGTTTTTTCCCCTCGAGAATTGTTTTAATTGCCTCACACCTTTTTTGGATGTCAGTTACTTTACCTGGCAGTTCGTTCAAGCGTTCTCGCAGGTTTTTTATTTCGTTATCAATTTCCTGTAGACATCGGAGATTGGCAAAATGTTCTTTCATATTATCGCATGCTGTGTGGGACTATTGGTTGAATGGGCGATACCTGATTTGAACAGGTGACCTCTTGCATGTCAAGCAAGCGCTCTAACCAAAGCTGAGCTAATCGCCCCAATTTTTCTAACTTCAACTTATTTAATATATTGATTGTTCATTCGCTGTCAAGAAATTAATTTTCTAACTGTTGCGATTCAGATGGATATTATCGGATTAGAGGCAGCCAGTCGTGGAATAAAAAATAAAATCTTCCGATAAGCAGAGAGACGCGTGCCATGACTGTATAACCGAATGATGCGCCAAATGCTACCATAATGAATATAATTCCAATGCGGGCAACGACACCAGTCAAACCCCTGTGCTCTCGTGAAAAATAAAAATATGTTAAGGTTGTAATAA harbors:
- a CDS encoding C4-type zinc ribbon domain-containing protein, producing MKEHFANLRCLQEIDNEIKNLRERLNELPGKVTDIQKRCEAIKTILEGKKQLLQESKKQYKLADVDLRAAEEKIAAYSVQLYSAKDNVQYKALIKEIETQKKVKNDIEDRIIYLLESIEKLEREIQELEKTVAQAETDAKNRISVLEEERKELEKAVSERESQRTHLAELLPADLLRRYERIRISKGGIAVTNTENDRCNGCLSPIPPQRILEIERQDKLYLCEACGRILLPAEKKTHPAN